In Odocoileus virginianus isolate 20LAN1187 ecotype Illinois chromosome 5, Ovbor_1.2, whole genome shotgun sequence, a single window of DNA contains:
- the MUC1 gene encoding mucin-1, with product MTPDIQAFLFLLLLFPVLTETSWSTTTTLLTASSPNPSPTASPSHDDASSLTSSRAPSPTASPGHDSVPSLTSSPAPSPAVSPGHNGASTRTGSPAPSPAASPGHDGASTPTGSPAPSLAASPDHDGASTPTGSPAPSPAASPGHDGASTPTGSPAPSPAASPGHDGASTPTGSPASSLAASPDHDSALTPTGSPAPSLAVSPGHDGASTPTGSPAPSPAVSPGHDGASTPTGSPAPSLAVSPGHDGASTPTGSPAPNPAASPGHDSASTPTGSPAPSLAASPDHDSASTPTGSPAPSLAASPGHSGTLTTTSSPAPTPAASPGHNGTLTTTSSPAPTPAASPGHNGTLTMTSSPAPTPAASPGHDSFPSLTSSPASSATASSGHDGTLSPASSPAPSLAASPSHDGASTPTGSPAPSPTASAGHHGASSPTSSDTSSVTTSSTLSSMVTSAHKGTSSRATMTPGSKGTPSSVPSSETATSAASHITRTAASSTSPQQLPVRVFLFSLSFRITNLQFNSSLEDPQTGYYQELQRRILDLFSKIYKRRERDFLGLSEIKFRPGSVVAELTLVFRENTTAGWVKAQLSQLEAQAVKYNLTITEVSVRDALSPSSAQPGSGVPAWGIALLVLVCVLVALAIIYLIALVVCQCGRKKCEQMDIFPTLDAYHPMSEYSTYHTHGRYVPPGSTKRSPYEEVSAGNGGNLSYTNLAATSANL from the exons ATGACACCGGACATCCAGGCTTtcctcttcctgctgctgctgttcccaGTGCTGACAG aaacttctTGGAGCACAACCACCACCTTACTCACAGCCAGCAGCCCCAACCCCAGCCCGACTGCCTCCCCCAGCCACGATGATGCCTCATCTCTGACCAGCAGCCGTGCCCCAAGTCCAACCGCCTCTCCAGGCCATGACAGTGTCCCGTCTCTGACCAGCAGCCCGGCCCCAAGCCCGGCCGTCTCTCCCGGCCACAACGGTGCCTCGACTCGGACCGGCAGCCCTGCCCCAAGCCCGGCCGCCTCTCCAGGCCACGATGGAGCCTCGACTCCGACCGGCAGCCCTGCCCCAAGCCTGGCTGCCTCTCCCGACCACGATGGAGCCTCGACTCCAACCGGCAGCCCTGCCCCAAGCCCGGCCGCCTCTCCAGGCCACGATGGAGCCTCGACTCCGACCGGCAGCCCTGCCCCAAGCCCGGCCGCCTCTCCAGGCCACGATGGAGCCTCGACTCCGACTGGCAGCCCTGCCTCAAGCCTGGCTGCCTCTCCCGACCACGACAGCGCCTTGACTCCGACCGGCAGCCCTGCCCCAAGCCTGGCTGTCTCTCCAGGCCACGATGGAGCCTCGACTCCGACCGGCAGCCCTGCCCCAAGCCCGGCCGTCTCTCCAGGCCACGACGGCGCCTCGACTCCGACCGGCAGCCCTGCCCCAAGCCTGGCTGTCTCTCCAGGCCACGATGGAGCCTCGACTCCGACTGGCAGCCCTGCCCCAAACCCGGCTGCCTCTCCAGGCCACGACAGCGCCTCGACTCCGACCGGCAGCCCTGCCCCAAGCCTGGCTGCCTCTCCCGACCACGACAGCGCCTCGACTCCGACCGGCAGCCCTGCCCCAAGCCTGGCCGCCTCTCCAGGCCACAGCGGCACCTTGACTACGACCAGCAGCCCTGCCCCAACCCCAGCTGCCTCTCCAGGCCACAACGGCACCTTGACTACGACCAGCAGCCCTGCCCCAACCCCAGCTGCCTCTCCAGGCCACAACGGCACCTTGACTATGACCAGCAGCCCTGCCCCAACCCCAGCTGCCTCTCCAGGCCATGATAGTTTCCCATCCCTGACCAGCAGCCCTGCCTCAAGCGCTACTGCCTCTTCAGGCCACGATGGCACCTTGTCTCCAGCCAGCAGCCCTGCCCCAAGCCTGGCTGCCTCTCCCAGCCACGACGGAGCCTCGACTCCGACCGGCAGCCCTGCCCCAAGCCCTACTGCCTCTGCAGGTCACCACGGCGCCTCGTCCCCAACCAGCAGTGACACCTCATCTGTGACCACCAGCTCTACCTTGAGCTCCATGGTCACTTCAGCACACAAGGGCACCTCATCCAGGGCTACCATGACCCCAGGCAGCAAGGGCACTCCATCCTCAGTTCCCAGCTCTGAAACTGCTACCTCTGCTGCCAGCCACATTACCAGGACAGCTGCCAGCAGCACTAGCCCCCAACAGTTGCCTGTTAGGGTCTTCCTGTTCTCCCTCTCTTTTCGCATTACAAACCTCCAGTTTAACTCTTCCCTGGAAGATCCCCAAACCGGCTACTATCAGGAGCTGCAGAGACGCATTTTGGACTTG TTTTCGAAGATTTATAAACGGAGGGAGAGGGATTTTCTGGGCCTCTCAGAGATCAAGTTCAG GCCAGGATCTGTGGTGGCAGAATTAACTCTGGTCTTCCGAGAGAATACCACTGCTGGATGGGTGAAGGCACAGCTCAGTCAGCTTGAAGCACAGGCAGTCAAATATAACCTGACCATCACTGAAGTTAGTG TGCGTGATGCCttgtctccttcctctgcccagcCTGGGTCTGGGGTGCCCGCTTGGGGCATCGCCCTGCTGGTGCTGGTCTGTGTTCTGGTGGCGCTGGCCATCATCTATCTCATTGCCCTG GTTGTGTGTCAGTGCGGACGAAAGAAATGTGAGCAGATGGACATCTTTCCAACCCTGGATGCCTACCATCCTATGAGCGAGTACTCCACCTACCACACCCATGGGCGCTATGTGCCCCCTGGCAGTACCAAACGGAGCCCCTATGAGGAG GTTTCTGCAGGCAACGGTGGGAACCTCTCTTATACAAACCTGGCAGCCACTTCTGCCAACTTGTAG